A genomic window from Streptomyces broussonetiae includes:
- a CDS encoding glycoside hydrolase family 35 protein: MSEFTVGESDFLLDGRPVRLLSGALHYFRVHEAQWRHRLAMLRAMGLNCVETYVPWNLHQPRPGTTRDVQAVGRFLDAVREAGLWAIVRPGPYICAEWENGGLPAWLTLELGTRARTGDKHFLTHVRTWFHHLLQEIAPRQIDRGGPVLMVQVENEYGSYGSDSGYLTELAGVLRAEGITVPLFTSDGPEDHMLSGGSLPGVLATVNFGSHAREAFETLRRHRRKGPLMCMEFWCGWFDHWAGKHVVRDPGEAAGALREILESGASVNLYMAHGGTSFGGWAGANRGGALQEGPLEPDVTSYDYDAPVDEQGRPTEKFWRFREVLSEYHHEPLPEPPPHPSPLGAPTQAVLTGWAPLGDVLEALGGEETVTPVPPAFEELGVTRGLVRYEVAVPGPRQPYPLRLRGLRDLAVVYVDGVRAGVLAEEEPELKEPVAGPARVQLWVESLGRVNYGPRLGEAKGVTGGILHERQYLHTVRARGLDLDAFDAGVDTVPFGAPPGPGAPGLYRGALTVHGAGDARLELPGWTRGFVWINGFGLGRYWSVGPQRSLYVPGPVLREGENELWVLELQETGPDRPAPRLLPV, translated from the coding sequence ATGAGCGAGTTCACGGTGGGGGAATCCGACTTCCTGCTGGACGGGCGGCCGGTGCGGCTGCTGTCCGGGGCACTGCACTACTTCCGGGTGCACGAGGCGCAGTGGCGGCACCGGCTGGCGATGCTGCGGGCGATGGGCCTGAACTGCGTGGAGACGTACGTCCCGTGGAATCTGCACCAGCCGCGCCCCGGCACCACCCGGGACGTGCAGGCGGTCGGCCGGTTCCTGGACGCGGTCCGGGAGGCGGGTCTGTGGGCGATCGTGCGGCCGGGTCCCTACATCTGCGCCGAGTGGGAGAACGGCGGTCTGCCGGCGTGGCTGACGCTCGAGCTGGGCACGCGCGCGCGTACGGGCGACAAACACTTTCTGACCCACGTGCGCACCTGGTTCCACCACCTGCTGCAGGAGATCGCGCCCCGGCAGATCGACCGTGGCGGCCCGGTGCTCATGGTGCAGGTCGAGAACGAGTACGGCAGCTACGGCAGTGACAGCGGCTATCTGACGGAGCTGGCCGGTGTGCTGCGCGCCGAGGGGATCACGGTCCCGCTGTTCACCTCGGACGGGCCCGAGGACCACATGCTGAGCGGCGGTTCGCTGCCCGGGGTGCTCGCCACGGTGAACTTCGGCTCGCACGCGCGCGAGGCCTTCGAGACGCTGCGCCGGCACCGCCGCAAGGGCCCGCTGATGTGCATGGAGTTCTGGTGCGGCTGGTTCGACCACTGGGCCGGCAAGCACGTCGTACGGGACCCGGGCGAGGCCGCCGGCGCGCTGCGGGAGATCCTGGAGTCCGGCGCGTCGGTGAACCTGTACATGGCGCACGGCGGCACGAGCTTCGGGGGCTGGGCGGGCGCCAACCGGGGCGGCGCCCTGCAGGAGGGCCCGCTGGAGCCGGACGTGACCTCGTACGACTACGACGCACCCGTGGACGAACAGGGCCGCCCCACCGAGAAGTTCTGGCGTTTTCGCGAAGTCCTTTCGGAGTACCACCACGAGCCGCTGCCCGAACCGCCGCCGCACCCCTCCCCGTTGGGCGCCCCGACCCAGGCGGTGCTCACGGGATGGGCGCCCCTGGGCGACGTACTGGAGGCACTGGGCGGCGAGGAGACCGTGACACCGGTGCCGCCCGCCTTCGAGGAGCTGGGGGTCACCCGGGGACTGGTGCGCTACGAGGTGGCGGTGCCGGGGCCGCGGCAGCCGTATCCGCTGCGCCTGCGCGGGCTGCGGGATCTGGCGGTGGTGTACGTCGACGGCGTACGGGCCGGGGTGCTCGCCGAGGAGGAGCCGGAACTGAAGGAGCCCGTGGCGGGCCCCGCGCGCGTGCAGCTGTGGGTGGAGTCCCTGGGAAGGGTGAACTACGGGCCACGCCTCGGCGAGGCGAAGGGCGTCACCGGCGGCATCCTGCACGAGCGGCAGTATCTGCACACGGTACGCGCGCGTGGCCTGGATCTGGACGCCTTCGACGCCGGCGTGGACACGGTGCCCTTCGGCGCGCCGCCCGGACCGGGCGCCCCGGGGCTGTACCGGGGCGCGCTCACCGTCCACGGGGCCGGGGACGCCCGGCTCGAGCTGCCCGGCTGGACGCGCGGCTTCGTCTGGATCAACGGGTTCGGCCTGGGCCGCTACTGGTCGGTGGGCCCCCAGCGGTCCCTGTACGTCCCCGGGCCGGTGCTGCGGGAGGGCGAGAACGAGCTGTGGGTGCTGGAACTGCAGGAGACCGGCCCGGACCGGCCGGCGCCCCGCCTGCTGCCCGTGTGA
- a CDS encoding SDR family oxidoreductase — MSALCDGRIVVVTGAGRGLGRAHALAFAAEGARVVVNDLGVGLDGAPDARNPAESVVAEIRAAGGEAVAHGGDIATAEGAASLVRTAVETYGRLDTLVSNAGFLRDRMLVNLDEDDWDAVIRVHLKGHFLPLKHAAAHWRAETKAGRTPVARIVHTSSGAGLLGSVGQGNYSAAKAGIVGLTLVAAAELARYGIQVNAVAPAARTRMTERTFAETMAAPAAGFDAMAPENVSPLVVWLGSAASTGVTGRVFEAEGGRITVMEGWHPGPTADKGARRTPAEAGETARELLAAAEPPGAVYGA; from the coding sequence ATGAGCGCACTCTGCGACGGCCGGATCGTCGTCGTCACCGGCGCCGGCCGCGGGCTCGGCCGTGCCCATGCCCTCGCCTTCGCGGCCGAGGGTGCCCGGGTCGTCGTCAACGACCTGGGCGTCGGGCTCGACGGAGCCCCCGACGCCAGGAACCCGGCCGAGTCCGTCGTCGCGGAGATCCGGGCCGCCGGCGGCGAGGCGGTCGCGCACGGCGGCGACATCGCCACGGCGGAGGGCGCCGCGTCCCTCGTCCGGACGGCCGTGGAGACGTACGGCCGGCTCGACACGCTCGTCAGCAACGCCGGATTCCTGCGCGACCGCATGCTGGTCAACCTCGACGAGGACGACTGGGACGCCGTGATCCGCGTCCACCTCAAGGGGCACTTCCTGCCCCTGAAGCATGCCGCCGCGCACTGGCGGGCCGAGACCAAGGCCGGGCGTACGCCGGTGGCCCGGATCGTCCACACCAGCAGCGGGGCCGGTCTGCTGGGCTCGGTCGGGCAGGGCAACTACAGCGCCGCCAAGGCCGGCATCGTCGGGCTGACCCTGGTCGCGGCGGCCGAGCTGGCCCGCTACGGCATCCAGGTCAATGCCGTCGCGCCCGCCGCCCGCACGCGGATGACGGAACGCACCTTCGCCGAGACGATGGCGGCCCCGGCCGCCGGGTTCGACGCCATGGCGCCGGAGAACGTCTCCCCGCTCGTGGTCTGGCTGGGCTCGGCCGCGAGTACGGGCGTGACGGGCCGGGTGTTCGAGGCGGAGGGTGGCCGGATCACCGTCATGGAGGGCTGGCACCCGGGCCCCACCGCCGACAAGGGGGCGCGCCGGACTCCGGCCGAGGCGGGGGAGACGGCACGTGAGCTGCTGGCCGCCGCGGAGCCGCCGGGAGCGGTCTACGGGGCCTAG
- a CDS encoding SDR family oxidoreductase: MPRDTTVVVTGGTRGVGAGIARAFAEAGARVLACARRPPERPLDGVEFTPLDLRDPPAVQGFFAALPRLDVLVNNAGGTPYRLLADADAERHAKVVELNLITPLTASLAAYEHLRRSRGSVVMVGSVSGARPSPGSAAYGAAKAGLASLAASMAVEWAPEVRVNTLVVGMVRTELSSGHYGGPDGVAAVSRTVPLGRLAAPADVGAAAVFLASDAAAYISGASLHVHGGGERPAFLDAATANREK; the protein is encoded by the coding sequence TTGCCGCGCGACACGACCGTGGTCGTCACCGGCGGCACCCGGGGCGTCGGAGCGGGGATCGCGCGGGCGTTCGCCGAGGCCGGGGCCCGGGTCCTGGCCTGTGCCCGCCGCCCACCGGAACGCCCCCTCGACGGCGTGGAGTTCACGCCCCTGGACCTGCGTGACCCGCCCGCCGTGCAGGGCTTCTTCGCCGCGCTGCCCCGGCTCGACGTGCTCGTCAACAACGCCGGAGGCACGCCGTACCGGCTGCTCGCCGACGCCGACGCCGAGCGGCACGCCAAGGTCGTCGAGCTGAATCTGATCACCCCGCTGACCGCGTCCCTCGCCGCGTACGAGCACCTCCGGCGCAGCCGGGGATCGGTCGTGATGGTCGGCAGCGTCAGCGGTGCCCGGCCCTCGCCCGGCTCGGCCGCGTACGGCGCCGCCAAGGCGGGGCTGGCCAGCCTGGCCGCCTCCATGGCCGTGGAGTGGGCGCCCGAGGTCCGCGTCAACACACTCGTGGTCGGCATGGTCCGCACCGAACTCTCCTCGGGGCACTACGGCGGCCCGGACGGTGTCGCGGCCGTCTCCCGCACCGTCCCGCTGGGCCGGCTCGCCGCCCCCGCCGACGTCGGCGCCGCGGCCGTCTTCCTGGCCTCCGACGCGGCCGCCTACATCAGCGGGGCGAGCCTGCACGTGCACGGCGGCGGGGAGCGGCCCGCCTTCCTCGATGCCGCAACAGCCAACCGGGAGAAGTGA
- a CDS encoding enoyl-CoA hydratase family protein, with protein MGVSRSSPEKGISVVTVDFPPVNALPVRGWFDLADAVRESGRDADVRCVVLAAEGRGFNAGVDIKEIQTAGQQALIGANHGCAQAFAAVYECAVPVVAAVQGFCLGGGIGLVGNADAIVASADATFGLPELDRGALGAATHLARLVPQHLMRVLYYTGGTVSAAELHRHGSVWQVVPRAELRNAALRLAHEIAAKDGRLLRMAKAAINGIDPVDVRRSYRFEQGFTFEANLSGLADRVRDTFGKDEASAKDTTPGKEGG; from the coding sequence ATGGGTGTCTCCCGTTCGTCCCCGGAAAAAGGGATTTCCGTGGTCACCGTCGACTTCCCGCCGGTGAACGCGCTGCCGGTGCGCGGCTGGTTCGACCTGGCCGACGCGGTGCGCGAGTCCGGCCGCGACGCGGACGTCCGGTGCGTCGTACTGGCCGCCGAGGGCCGCGGTTTCAACGCAGGGGTGGACATCAAGGAGATACAGACGGCCGGGCAGCAGGCCCTGATCGGCGCCAACCACGGCTGCGCGCAGGCCTTCGCGGCGGTGTACGAGTGCGCGGTCCCCGTCGTCGCGGCGGTGCAGGGCTTCTGCCTGGGCGGCGGGATAGGCCTGGTGGGCAACGCGGACGCGATCGTGGCGAGCGCGGACGCCACCTTCGGCCTGCCCGAGCTGGACCGGGGCGCCCTGGGCGCCGCGACCCATCTGGCCCGGCTGGTCCCCCAGCACCTGATGCGCGTCCTGTACTACACCGGTGGCACGGTGAGCGCCGCCGAGCTGCACCGGCACGGCTCGGTGTGGCAGGTGGTGCCCCGCGCGGAACTGCGGAACGCGGCACTGCGGCTGGCACACGAGATCGCCGCGAAGGACGGTCGGCTGCTGCGCATGGCGAAGGCCGCCATCAACGGCATCGACCCGGTCGACGTGCGCCGCAGTTACCGCTTCGAGCAGGGCTTCACCTTCGAGGCCAACCTCAGCGGACTGGCCGACCGGGTCCGCGACACGTTCGGGAAGGACGAGGCGTCCGCCAAGGACACCACGCCGGGCAAGGAGGGCGGATAG
- a CDS encoding CoA transferase subunit A yields the protein MGDKTMTADEVVARLRTGMTLGIGGWGSRRKPMALVRALLRTGITDLTVVSYGGPDVGMLAAAGRIRKLVTAFVTLDSIPLEPHYRSARERAGFELTEVDEGMFLSGLRAAAHRLPFLPVRAGLGSDVMRINPGLRTVTSPYEDGETLVAMPALRMDAALVHVGRADRLGNGQCLGPDPYFDDLFCEAADAAYVSCERIVDTAELTKEAPPQSLLLKRLTVTGVVEAPSGAHFTSCAPDYGRDEAFQRLYASTPWPDFAGRFLGGDEEAYRSAVREWRKEQER from the coding sequence ATGGGCGACAAGACGATGACCGCCGACGAGGTGGTCGCCCGGCTGCGGACCGGCATGACCCTCGGCATCGGCGGCTGGGGGTCGAGGCGCAAGCCGATGGCGCTGGTCAGAGCCCTGCTGCGGACGGGCATCACGGACCTGACGGTCGTGTCGTACGGCGGCCCGGACGTCGGGATGCTGGCCGCGGCCGGCCGGATCCGCAAGCTGGTCACCGCCTTCGTCACCCTCGACTCGATCCCGCTGGAGCCGCACTACCGGTCGGCGCGCGAGCGGGCCGGGTTCGAGCTGACGGAGGTCGACGAGGGGATGTTCCTGTCGGGCCTGCGCGCGGCGGCGCACCGGCTGCCGTTCCTGCCGGTGCGGGCGGGCCTCGGCTCGGACGTCATGCGGATCAACCCCGGCCTGAGGACGGTCACTTCGCCGTACGAGGACGGGGAGACCCTCGTGGCCATGCCGGCCCTGCGGATGGACGCGGCCCTGGTGCACGTGGGCCGCGCCGACCGGCTGGGCAACGGGCAGTGTCTGGGCCCGGACCCGTACTTCGACGACCTGTTCTGCGAGGCGGCGGACGCAGCCTACGTCTCCTGCGAACGGATCGTGGACACCGCCGAGCTGACCAAGGAGGCTCCCCCGCAGTCGCTCCTGCTCAAACGGCTCACGGTGACCGGTGTGGTGGAGGCCCCGAGCGGCGCGCACTTCACCTCCTGCGCACCGGACTACGGCAGGGACGAGGCGTTCCAGCGGCTCTACGCGTCCACGCCCTGGCCGGACTTCGCCGGCAGGTTCCTGGGCGGGGACGAGGAGGCCTATCGGTCGGCGGTGCGGGAGTGGCGGAAGGAGCAGGAGCGATGA
- a CDS encoding CoA-transferase subunit beta codes for MSTPEPTVARAPLPPPTRAEYCVIACADAWRGAGEVLASPMGLIPSLGARLARLTFAPDLLLTDGEALLVGPDGTPEGWLPYRQHLELVAGGRRHVMMGASQIDRYGNQNISCIGDWARPRRQLLGMRGAPLNTLNNPTSYWIPRHSRRVFVERVDVVCGVGYDRAAGLGSAARFHHLARVVSDLGVFDFATPDRSMRPASLHPGVSVEQVREATGFALAVPDEVPRTREPETAELRLIREVLDPDGARAREVPEGVTG; via the coding sequence ATGAGCACACCGGAGCCGACGGTCGCACGGGCCCCTCTTCCCCCGCCCACCCGGGCCGAGTACTGCGTGATCGCCTGTGCCGACGCCTGGCGCGGGGCCGGGGAGGTCCTGGCGAGCCCGATGGGCCTGATCCCCTCGCTGGGTGCGCGGCTGGCCCGGCTCACCTTCGCGCCGGACCTGCTGTTGACCGACGGCGAGGCCCTGCTGGTCGGTCCGGACGGCACACCCGAGGGCTGGTTGCCCTACCGGCAGCATCTGGAGCTGGTCGCGGGCGGGCGCCGGCACGTGATGATGGGCGCGAGCCAGATCGACCGGTACGGCAACCAGAACATCTCCTGCATCGGCGACTGGGCCCGCCCCCGCCGCCAGTTGCTCGGAATGCGCGGAGCACCGCTCAACACGCTGAACAATCCGACCAGTTACTGGATCCCGAGACACTCCCGGCGGGTGTTCGTGGAGCGGGTGGACGTGGTGTGCGGGGTGGGGTACGACCGGGCGGCCGGGCTGGGGAGCGCGGCCCGCTTCCACCACCTCGCCCGGGTGGTCTCCGACCTCGGCGTCTTCGACTTCGCGACCCCGGACCGCTCGATGCGGCCGGCCTCGCTGCATCCGGGGGTGAGTGTGGAGCAGGTACGGGAGGCGACGGGCTTCGCGCTCGCCGTGCCCGACGAGGTGCCCCGCACCCGGGAGCCCGAGACGGCGGAACTGCGGCTGATCCGCGAGGTGCTGGACCCGGACGGGGCGCGCGCCCGTGAGGTGCCGGAGGGGGTGACGGGGTGA
- a CDS encoding NAD(P)H-dependent flavin oxidoreductase — protein sequence MRETALTRLVGTRHPIVQTGMGWVAGPRLVSAAANAGALGILASATMTPDRLREAIREVRSRTDAPFGVNLRADAGDAADRVEIMLAEGVRVASFALAPSRELIARLKEAGVVVIPSVGARRHAEKVAAWGADAVIVQGGEGGGHTGEVATSVLLPQVVDAVQIPVVAAGGFFDGRGLVAALAYGAAGVAMGTRFLLTSDSTVPDAVKARYLAATVRDVTVTRAVDGLPHRMLRTDLVDVLERSGRIRALAHAVRKAAGFRRLSGLSRRELVRDGLAMKHGKELTWSQVLLAANTPMLLKSAMVDGRTDLGVMASGQVAGVIDDLPSCAQLVERIVKEAEEALTGLAGLRDAR from the coding sequence GTGAGGGAGACCGCGCTGACCCGGCTGGTCGGCACACGCCATCCGATCGTGCAGACCGGGATGGGCTGGGTGGCCGGCCCCCGGCTGGTCTCGGCGGCGGCGAACGCGGGCGCGCTCGGCATCCTGGCCTCCGCGACGATGACACCGGACCGGTTGCGCGAGGCGATACGGGAGGTGCGGTCGCGTACCGACGCTCCGTTCGGGGTGAACCTGCGCGCCGACGCCGGTGATGCAGCCGACCGGGTGGAGATCATGCTGGCGGAGGGTGTCCGCGTGGCCTCCTTCGCGCTGGCTCCCTCGCGCGAGCTGATCGCCCGGCTCAAGGAGGCGGGGGTGGTCGTCATCCCGTCCGTCGGGGCGCGGCGGCACGCGGAGAAGGTGGCCGCGTGGGGTGCGGACGCGGTGATCGTGCAGGGCGGTGAGGGCGGCGGGCACACCGGCGAGGTGGCGACGAGCGTGCTGCTGCCGCAGGTGGTGGACGCGGTGCAGATACCGGTGGTGGCGGCGGGCGGTTTCTTCGACGGGCGCGGTCTGGTGGCGGCGCTGGCGTACGGGGCGGCCGGGGTGGCGATGGGCACGCGGTTCCTGCTCACCTCCGACTCGACCGTGCCGGACGCGGTGAAGGCCCGGTACCTGGCCGCGACGGTCCGGGACGTCACGGTCACCCGGGCGGTGGACGGCCTGCCGCACCGGATGCTGCGTACCGACCTGGTCGACGTGCTGGAGCGGTCGGGCCGCATCCGGGCTCTGGCCCACGCGGTGCGGAAGGCGGCCGGGTTCCGGCGGCTGTCGGGGCTCAGCCGGCGGGAGCTGGTCCGCGACGGCCTGGCCATGAAGCACGGAAAGGAGCTGACCTGGAGTCAGGTGCTGCTGGCGGCGAACACGCCGATGCTGCTCAAGTCCGCGATGGTGGACGGCCGTACGGATCTGGGGGTGATGGCGTCCGGGCAGGTCGCCGGGGTGATCGACGACCTGCCGTCGTGTGCTCAGCTGGTGGAGCGGATCGTGAAGGAGGCGGAGGAGGCGCTGACCGGGCTGGCGGGACTCAGAGACGCTCGATGA
- a CDS encoding acetyl-CoA C-acetyltransferase, protein MAEAYIVEAVRTPVGRRGGGLSTVHPADLGAHVLTALVQRAGIDPAAVEDVVFGCLDTVGPQAGDIARTCWLAAGLPEEVPGVTVDRQCGSSQQAVHFAAQAVLSGTQDLVVAGGVQNMSQIPIAFASRQAATPLGLTDGPFLGSTGWRARYGDQPVNQFAGAEMIAAQWGISRQDQEEFALRSHRRALRALDTGRFERETVPYGEVTLDEGPRRDTSLEKMATLKPVLEGGTITAACSSQVSDGAAAMLLASERAVRDHGLRPRARVHHLSVRGEDPIRMLSAPIPATAHALKKAGLALGSIDLVEINEAFAPVVLAWLKETGADPGKVNVNGGAIALGHPLGATGVRLMTTLLHELERTGGRYGLQTMCEGGGQANVTIIERL, encoded by the coding sequence ATGGCCGAGGCCTACATCGTCGAAGCGGTCCGCACGCCCGTGGGGCGGCGCGGGGGAGGGCTCAGCACGGTCCACCCGGCCGACCTGGGCGCGCATGTGCTGACGGCGCTGGTGCAGCGGGCCGGGATCGACCCGGCCGCCGTGGAGGACGTGGTCTTCGGCTGTCTGGACACGGTGGGACCGCAGGCCGGGGACATCGCCCGCACCTGCTGGCTGGCCGCGGGCCTGCCCGAGGAGGTGCCCGGCGTGACCGTCGACCGGCAGTGCGGGTCCTCCCAGCAGGCCGTGCACTTCGCCGCGCAGGCCGTGCTCTCCGGCACCCAGGACCTGGTGGTCGCCGGCGGTGTGCAGAACATGTCCCAGATCCCCATCGCCTTCGCCTCCCGGCAGGCCGCCACCCCTCTCGGCCTGACCGACGGCCCCTTCCTCGGCAGCACCGGATGGCGCGCCCGCTACGGCGACCAGCCCGTCAACCAGTTCGCCGGCGCCGAGATGATCGCCGCCCAGTGGGGCATCAGCCGGCAGGACCAGGAGGAGTTCGCCCTGCGCTCGCACCGGCGCGCCCTGCGGGCCCTCGACACCGGCCGCTTCGAGCGCGAGACCGTCCCCTACGGCGAGGTCACCCTCGACGAGGGCCCCCGCCGGGACACCTCCCTGGAGAAGATGGCCACGCTGAAGCCCGTCCTCGAGGGCGGCACCATCACCGCCGCCTGCTCCTCGCAGGTCTCCGACGGCGCCGCGGCGATGCTGCTCGCCTCGGAGCGGGCCGTACGCGACCACGGGCTGCGTCCCCGCGCCCGCGTCCACCACCTCTCCGTGCGCGGTGAGGACCCGATCCGGATGCTCTCCGCGCCCATCCCGGCCACCGCGCACGCCTTGAAGAAGGCGGGGCTGGCCCTCGGCAGCATCGACCTCGTGGAGATCAACGAGGCCTTCGCGCCGGTCGTCCTGGCCTGGCTCAAGGAGACCGGCGCCGACCCCGGCAAGGTCAACGTCAACGGCGGCGCGATCGCCCTCGGCCACCCACTCGGCGCGACCGGCGTCCGCCTGATGACGACCCTCCTGCACGAACTGGAGCGCACCGGCGGTCGCTACGGCCTGCAGACCATGTGCGAGGGCGGCGGCCAGGCCAACGTGACGATCATCGAGCGTCTCTGA
- a CDS encoding TetR/AcrR family transcriptional regulator has product MPTKKKPQVTPAAARRGELLTTAAEVFAEHGYNATTVRRIADHAGMLAGSLYYHFDSKESMLEEILRTFLDELWDGYDTVLASGLGPRETLEALVTESFREIDRHRAAVAIYQKESRQLAAQDRFAFLADSQRRFEKAWLSTLERGVAERVFRADLDVRLTYRFVRDTVWVAASWYRPGGQHSPEEIARQYLSMVLDGIAVRE; this is encoded by the coding sequence GTGCCGACCAAGAAGAAGCCCCAGGTGACCCCGGCAGCGGCCCGGCGCGGCGAACTCCTGACCACCGCCGCCGAGGTTTTCGCCGAGCACGGCTACAACGCCACCACCGTCCGCAGGATCGCCGACCACGCCGGGATGCTCGCGGGCAGCCTGTACTACCACTTCGACTCCAAGGAGTCGATGCTCGAGGAGATCCTGCGGACCTTCCTCGACGAGCTGTGGGACGGCTACGACACCGTCCTGGCCTCCGGGCTCGGGCCCCGCGAGACGCTCGAGGCGCTGGTCACCGAGTCCTTCCGGGAGATCGACCGGCACCGCGCGGCCGTCGCGATCTACCAGAAGGAGAGCCGGCAGCTCGCCGCCCAGGACCGGTTCGCGTTCCTCGCCGACTCCCAGCGCCGGTTCGAGAAGGCCTGGCTGTCCACTTTGGAGCGCGGAGTCGCCGAGCGTGTCTTCCGCGCGGACCTGGACGTCCGCCTCACCTACCGCTTCGTCCGCGACACCGTCTGGGTCGCCGCCTCCTGGTACCGGCCCGGCGGGCAGCACAGCCCCGAGGAGATCGCCCGCCAGTACCTGTCGATGGTGCTGGACGGCATCGCCGTACGCGAGTGA
- a CDS encoding SDR family oxidoreductase has product MTGVESPAYVPGHGLLRGRSAVITAAAGAGIGGATAYRFLEEGARVLISDAHTRRLKEHEAELARKFPGRVAAVPCDVTDEAQVSTLFETAVHEHGRLDIVVNNAGLGGTSDLVDMTDAQWSRVLDVTLNGTFRCTRAALRAMRETGRGVIVNNASVVGWRAQAGQAHYAAAKAGVMALTRCAAIEAAAYGVRVNAVAPSLAMHPHLVKVTSAELLEQLTGQEAFGRYAEPWEVANVIVFLASGYSSYMTGEVVAVSSQHA; this is encoded by the coding sequence ATGACAGGCGTCGAGAGCCCGGCCTACGTGCCCGGGCACGGACTGCTCCGGGGCCGCAGTGCCGTCATCACCGCGGCGGCCGGCGCCGGCATCGGCGGGGCGACCGCGTACCGCTTCCTGGAGGAGGGCGCGCGCGTGCTGATCAGTGACGCGCACACGCGCCGGCTCAAGGAGCACGAGGCCGAGCTGGCCCGCAAGTTCCCGGGCCGGGTGGCGGCGGTGCCGTGCGACGTCACCGACGAGGCGCAGGTGAGCACCCTGTTCGAGACCGCCGTGCACGAGCACGGCAGGCTCGACATCGTCGTCAACAACGCGGGTCTGGGCGGTACTTCGGACCTCGTCGACATGACCGACGCGCAGTGGTCCCGCGTCCTGGACGTCACTCTGAACGGCACGTTCCGCTGCACCCGCGCCGCTCTGCGGGCCATGCGGGAGACCGGCCGCGGGGTGATCGTCAACAACGCCTCCGTCGTCGGCTGGCGCGCCCAGGCCGGGCAGGCGCACTACGCCGCCGCCAAGGCCGGAGTGATGGCGCTGACCCGGTGTGCGGCGATCGAGGCCGCCGCCTACGGCGTCCGGGTCAACGCGGTGGCCCCCAGCCTCGCCATGCACCCCCACCTGGTGAAGGTCACCTCGGCCGAACTGCTGGAACAGCTGACCGGGCAGGAGGCCTTCGGGCGGTACGCCGAGCCTTGGGAAGTGGCCAATGTGATCGTGTTCCTGGCGTCCGGCTACTCCTCGTACATGACCGGCGAGGTCGTCGCCGTCAGCAGCCAGCATGCCTAG
- a CDS encoding acyl-CoA dehydrogenase family protein, with amino-acid sequence MDLSHSPADEEFRAEARAWLEAHVPRTALPSLETAAGFAAHRAWEAELAADRWSVVSWPERYGGRDAGLLRWLVFEEEYWAAGAPGRVGQNGVSLLAPTLFDHGTQEQRARVLPPMASGEVVWAQAWSEPEAGSDLASLTSRAVRTDGGWLLRGAKTWSSRAAFADRAFGLFRSHPDAPKPHQGLTYLMFDLRSPGVTVRPIGRLDGKPAFAELFLDDVFVPDEDMIGEPGQGWRIAMSTAGNERGLTLRSPGRFLAAAARLAGLWRARGCPEHARTRVADALIGARSYQLFTYAAASRFLDGARIGPESSMNKVFWSELDLALHETALDLLDGEGEWADTDWAEGYVFSLAGPIYAGTNEIQRDIIAERLLGLPKGRR; translated from the coding sequence GTGGACCTCTCCCATTCCCCGGCCGACGAGGAGTTTCGTGCCGAAGCCCGGGCCTGGCTGGAGGCGCATGTGCCACGCACCGCGCTGCCGTCCCTGGAGACGGCAGCGGGCTTCGCGGCCCACCGCGCGTGGGAGGCCGAACTGGCCGCGGACCGCTGGTCGGTGGTGTCCTGGCCGGAGCGGTACGGCGGCCGGGACGCCGGTCTGCTGCGCTGGCTGGTCTTCGAGGAGGAGTACTGGGCGGCGGGCGCACCGGGCCGGGTCGGGCAGAACGGTGTCAGCCTGCTTGCGCCGACGCTCTTCGACCACGGCACACAGGAGCAACGCGCGCGCGTGCTGCCCCCGATGGCGAGCGGCGAGGTGGTCTGGGCGCAGGCCTGGTCCGAGCCGGAGGCGGGCTCCGACCTGGCCTCGCTCACCTCCCGTGCGGTCAGGACGGACGGCGGCTGGCTGCTTCGCGGCGCGAAGACCTGGTCCTCGCGGGCGGCCTTCGCCGACCGGGCCTTCGGCCTGTTCCGCAGCCACCCCGATGCCCCGAAACCCCATCAGGGGCTCACCTACCTGATGTTCGACCTGCGGTCCCCCGGTGTCACCGTCCGTCCGATCGGGCGCCTGGACGGCAAACCGGCCTTCGCGGAGCTGTTCCTGGACGACGTGTTCGTGCCGGACGAGGACATGATCGGCGAGCCGGGCCAGGGCTGGCGGATCGCGATGTCCACGGCCGGCAACGAACGCGGGCTCACCCTGCGCTCCCCGGGCCGCTTCCTCGCCGCCGCCGCCCGGCTGGCCGGACTCTGGCGGGCGCGCGGCTGCCCGGAGCACGCACGCACGCGCGTGGCCGACGCGCTGATCGGTGCCCGCTCCTACCAGCTGTTCACGTACGCGGCCGCCTCCCGCTTCCTGGACGGCGCCCGGATCGGCCCGGAGTCCAGCATGAACAAGGTGTTCTGGTCCGAGCTGGACCTCGCCCTGCACGAGACGGCGCTCGATCTGCTGGACGGCGAGGGCGAGTGGGCGGACACCGACTGGGCCGAGGGCTACGTCTTCTCGCTCGCCGGACCCATCTACGCGGGCACCAACGAGATCCAGCGGGACATCATCGCCGAGCGGCTGCTCGGCCTGCCGAAGGGACGGCGCTGA